A genome region from Ahaetulla prasina isolate Xishuangbanna chromosome 8, ASM2864084v1, whole genome shotgun sequence includes the following:
- the LOC131203027 gene encoding PC-esterase domain-containing protein 1A-like, translating into MKKVNFLLAEIHDFTSEEAQQLLHNKFVVVIGDSNYRAIYKDLVYFLQKDEMIPTAELKEKHEPTFSKDCLVELNESSGNDYRLVRQYRTRHHLVRFYFITRAYSSYVDSIMNDFRAALEADLVPDVVIVHSCLWDLNRYHDKFPTEPPLPKAIREYRQNTEKLFQALDEVLPSSTLIIWNTAMSITKDARGYVVEQPCKMSAEDMIEANFYSTNLARAFWFDVLDLHYYFRFLQDLHAPDGTHWNFRAHRYLTKLLLTHLAEAWQVQLQKERPLMGIQKFRKTSPWRNLEPAPPQLIPTLWTNGSARSYSKRPSHLSRKAYKKRLRARLSQCSYSPVQLGVPNDGLHREHNPWPSAALPDPQNSPTGLPWVPLRSSECLQPVLRYYPCGPERGGYNRWPVGSLEQEHLLQPGPDFNSRASRSVGRDSWPIPSFEGEQCLPRHYDGHSHDPFYAGYDATPISGEEHHLQPKAGCSLVPDSSGGHSRPIQQGVPFYSSPCEPLFQDGSPSSFADQGPGFHPYNPPHFPQGVSDASGPLNIVEQEQCLQPHNYFQDAHEPNHDSWVMGSPEEGPWPPFHPRGDLPVHHNVRNGPWSTDGDGGDPGFPFHMDENHPHCFSGPESFTHEEGWDPFSLSWRIPCGAWNGSRKMLPNRPRRAHHRRQACAPYAASRKRSRDSY; encoded by the exons ATGAAAAAAGTCAACTTTCTCTTGGCCGAGATCCACGATTTTACGTCGGAGGAGGCTCAGCAGCTGCTGCACAACAAATTTGTGGTTGTGATAGGGGACTCTA ACTACCGTGCAATATATAAAGATTTGGTCTATTTTCTGCAGAAGGATGAGATGATCCCTACCGCAGAGCTGAAGGAGAAG CATGAGCCGACTTTCTCCAAGGACTGCCTGGTGGAATTAAACGAGTCTTCCGGAAACGATTACCGTTTGGTGCGCCAGTACCGCACCCGACACCACCTGGTGCGCTTCTACTTCATCACCCGAGCTTATTCGTCCTACGTAGACAGCATCATGAATGACTTCCGAGCAGCCCTGGAGGCCGATCTGGTGCCCGACGTTGTTATCGTGCATTCTTGCCTCTGGGACCTCAACAG GTATCATGATAAGTTTCCCACGGAGCCGCCACTCCCCAAAGCGATCCGAGAATACCGCCAGAACACGGAGAAGCTCTTCCAAGCGTTGGACGAAGTTCTTCCTTCCAGCACTCTCATAATTTGGAACACGGCCATGTCCATCACGAAAGACGCCCGTGGATACGTCGTTGAG CAACCCTGCAAGATGTCAGCTGAGGATATGATCGAAGCCAACTTCTACAGCACCAACCTGGCCCGAGCGTTCTGGTTCGACGTCCTGGACCTCCACTACTACTTCCGGTTCCTGCAGGACCTCCACGCCCCCGATGGCACCCACTGGAACTTCCGGGCCCACCGCTACCTGACGAAGCTCCTGCTCACCCACCTGGCCGAAGCTTGGCAGGTCCAGCTGCAGAAAGAGAGGCCGCTGATGG GCATTCAGAAGTTCCGAAAAACGTCTCCCTGGAGGAACCTGGAACCTGCCCCTCCTCAGCTGATCCCCACCCTGTGGACCAACGGCTCAGCCCGGAGCTATTCCAAGAGACCTTCTCACCTCAGTCGTAAAGCCTACAAAAAGAGGCTCAGAGCAAGGCTGAGTCAGTGTTCCTATTCGCCTGTCCAGCTTGGGGTCCCCAACGATGGGCTTCACCGTGAACACAACCCTTGGCCCTCTGCCGCTCTCCCCGACCCCCAGAATTCTCCCACTGGCTTGCCCTGGGTACCCCTAAGATCATCTGAATGCCTTCAACCTGTTCTGCGTTATTACCCTTGTGGCCCAGAACGTGGAGGCTACAACAGGTGGCCTGTAGGTTCTCTTGAACAAGAGCATCTCCTTCAACCCGGTCCAGATTTTAATTCTCGTGCCTCACGTTCCGTGGGCAGGGATAGTTGGCCCATACCTTCATTTGAAGGAGAACAGTGCCTTCCCCGCCACTACGACGGTCACTCTCATGACCCATTCTATGCTGGCTATGATGCTACACCCATAAGTGGAGAGGAGCATCACCTTCAACCCAAAGCAGGTTGTTCTTTGGTCCCAGATAGTTCTGGTGGCCATAGCAGACCCATACAGCAAGGTGTCCCATTCTATTCCAGTCCTTGTGAGCCTCTATTCCAAGATGGCAGTCCCAGCAGCTTCGCTGACCAGGGGCCAGGATTCCACCCCTATAACCCCCCTCATTTCCCACAAGGCGTGAGTGATGCCAGCGGACCCTTGAATATTGTGGAACAGGAGCAGTGTCTCCAGCCCCATAATTATTTCCAAGATGCCCACGAACCCAATCATGACAGTTGGGTCATGGGTTCGCCCGAGGAGGGCCCGTGGCCCCCGTTTCATCCTAGGGGAGACCTTCCTGTCCATCACAATGTTAGGAATGGCCCTTGGTCCACAGACGGAGATGGAGGAGATCCGGGCTTCCCATTCCACATGGATG AAAATCATCCCCATTGCTTCTCTGGGCCGGAATCCTTTACTCACGAGGAAGGCTGGGATCCTTTCAGCCTGTCATGGAGAATACCCTGTGGGGCCTGGAATGGGTCCCGGAAGATGCTCCCAAACCGCCCTCGACGTGCTCACCACAGACGCCAAGCCTGTGCCCCTTACGCTGCCAGCAGGAAGAGATCCAGGGACTCTTATTAA